In the genome of Thunnus thynnus chromosome 6, fThuThy2.1, whole genome shotgun sequence, the window AAGAAATAGTTTTCATGTGATCTGAAAGCAGCCTTTTCTTCTCAAGCAGACTGAGGAGCAGACATGTATCTCATCTGCTGCCATCCCTTTGTTTAAGCTTGTGAAAGTATCATTTGTAAGTTTCTGTGTTATGTAATCTCAAATACTAATCGCATTTGGTGATATTTTGTGAACTTTGTAAGATTATTCTGTAATTGCTGAGAGTTAACGTGTTTGCCTGTTGTAGAGCTGatataagctaaaatagaatgtAGGCTGTTGTGTGAACTACATTGTATGTCAAGTGCGAGTgcattattataatttattaaacATTCATATCAGAAATTCATACATTTTGGTTTAGTTAAAATTAATGTAGTATGCAGCAGTAAGCCATAGCTACCTTGCTGTGTCACCAGCTCCAACAGTATTGAATCGTTTTGTATTTCGTTGTGTTTTCTACAGTTTCACTCTTGATTCATGAATGCATCTACAACGGCATcttattaaagacaaaactaAGATGATCCCTGACTCTCATGCATTTATTGGACGGAGTTTGGCTTGCTGTTAAATTGTGTTGCCACATAATGAGAACAGTACAATCACCTTTCTGATAATgtcaacaaagactgaaaatgtataagcttcgtacatctaatgaagtggccggtgagtgtatatatacacaatatcGTCATTTTGTGCAATGTGACAGCAAAAATGTTATAACCACTTGAGGCATTAGAGTGTCTTGGCTACCTCAAGTTACAGACTGACTAGGGAGCTTATGTTTTCCAATCAGCATGTGTTTCCTTAAAACATGTTGGCAGAATGTAACTTCTTTGGGTCATGACTGTAAGGAAagtatcatttatttaaaacccATCTTCACCTCTCCACACTAGTCTTTACTGGAGCGCATTGAGGAGACTGTGGCTGAAGCAGCCCAGGAGGAGGCCTCTGAAGCTGACTACACAGGAACAAACCAAGAACCTGAGCGTGGCCAGACCAGCCGAGGATGGAGCCTGGACCAGGAGTTGGACCAAGAACCTTTGATATCAGACAGATCTCAACCACCCGCTGAGGGCCAGAGCAGGGCCGTGAGTCAGAGGAGCCGCCTGCAGGACTTGCTGCTGACCGCCAGGAAACGGGCCTCTGGCTGCTTTGGAGCCAGGATGGATCGAATAGGAAATGCCAGCGGTCTGGGATGCAACAATGGAAGAGGTAAGAATGGCAGAAAGAAATAAGATGAAGTTTGGATGAAGGATGCTAAAGCATGAGGGTAAAGAAACAAGAGTTAGagtttacagccatgctagcagctctgagCAGCTCTGGCTGTACTTAcccaagtggaaaaaaaactatacTTCTGTATATTTCCTAAAAGTACATTTAGTATAACCTCagtatacattttaaatatttaaaattactACTTACAGTCATATTAAATTTAAACCACTCAAGTTATACTTAATATACTGAAAGCTGCCTTAGTcttaaaagtcttaaaacaacagttaggtgcccaaatgaacactgaaatagttttttcttgctgtaataagtcctcctgttcatactgaccattagaagatcccttcataatgtacttacaatgtaacTAATGGgaatcaaaatccacagtcctccctctccttctataagcttcagataaacttttaaatgcattttgcacaaaagactgtgtggacacacagtAGATTTTGGCcccttacattgaaagcacatttgaagggaatcttttaatagccagtatgaactgAAGGAATGATTGCAGCGCGGAAAACctgtcagtgttcatatggactccttctgaaaaattgtgaatctgtcctttaatgCTTAAATACACTGTATGTACACAATGTATGTACACAATGTATGTTTTCCTTGTATTTTTGGGTACTGTTGCCTTCCAAAGTAGTACATTAgtattaaaatatacttaaagcaTCAGACGTACTGTTGAACTTATAATATATTGCCAATATACTGACATTGAACTTATAGAATTTTACCAATATATTCTGAAGTCAAAAAAATACTTGGAACAtaccatttttaacatttcatacataaatataaaatatttcatttatggaaatgagaaaaaagtatattactgtatattttctgaAAGCATTTTAAGCGCacttattataattatattagtATTATAAGTGCACTATATGTTTATATTGAAATCACTCGATACTTGTAGTGAGTGTATTAAAAGTTGTACTTTGgataaatttaaatatattgcaATTGTATTTGGCAGATATTGCTAGGTACTTTAGACTACAAAAATATCACACTAACCTATAAATATACTTACAGTATTAGTATAATTAAAAGTATAATTGTTGTGCATAATAAAAATGCACTAATACCTTACTTGTAATGTATTCTCAACATAATGCAAACTGAGACTGAAATAGGCATATACTATATGAATATGCTTAAATACTGACATTAGCATTAAGTGCAAAGCGCCACTGTGCCCAATAGTAATGCATGTTACCGTGCGAGTGACCATagagaaagctgtttttaaaggatgggttcacaatttttcaagttgtcaagtcaagtcaagctgttttaagacacacttgaaaaactgtgaatctaTCTTTAAAGTCTCtctgtgttcagctctcagtacttttgcagcttctaactgaatctctgtggtttgaagtttagtttctATGCTGCGTTCTTGTTTGTACTTAGATAGCtgccttattttactgtttcttgATCACTTTCAGCCATATTGAATATGGATGTATAATAGTGGTGCTATTCTTCAACAATAACAGTCCCACACAACACGTTAATTATAAATAGTGCAGGGAGCAATAGTataagcagaaacagccacagtgagatgttagatgaagagctgcagacaagaGTTTTTCTGCAAACAGCACACTTCCAACATGTCATCAAGGTACAATACTTCTTTTAGCATGCCATGCTTTGatatggaaaaacactcacacccTGCCAATGCGGCTTGACTGCTCGGTGCTCAGTGTGACTGCCCCACCACAATGAAAAAACCTTATATGTAAAACCTCACAGAGTAGCAAACATGGCTCTTAGTGTTGAAAGATCCAGTATTGATAAGAATAACAAAACCAGTGGTATCTTGTTTGTATTGTCTGAGATCTCTCTAACTGTGGGCTATGATGAACACTGCAGCCTCTTAAGGCTGTTAACATGAAATacatatgaataaatacatttcagtgaTGCTACATGACCATTTATTCACAACAAATCTtattctgttgttgtgtttgtgtcatttttccgTCAGGTTAGGCTGATAGTTTCCTGGGACAGATGTTggattattgttttattatctccAACTGAAGACACAACCAAAGACATCGGATATGTATGATTTTGCATTACTGACAGTTCAGCTGTGTGTATCTCTtgtatgtatttctgtttgaagTGACAAATGGGCTGTTTGCCCATTCCATTAACACCACAAAGGAGATGAATTAAATACATAACTGCATGTGGATTGCTaccaaaatcaaataaaaatctcttttttcatATGAAGAATTCAGTAAGTTTTTTTCAGTCCTGGATCATAAGGTTACAGTACATGCTCACTgttgttgaaaaatgaaaactgctAATTATCTCTCCCCACCAACAGTCTTAAACCACTGCATGAAAAAATCAGTGtcataataaatattaataatctcAGTTGGTTTGTGTTGGGTCACTTCTGCTTTTATCATTGTTGTACCCTTTTAATCATCTACTTATCATCACATGTATTGGTATACTGGGATTGGGatcacatgtactgtacatctccTGCTGTCTGTTTTGAAGGGCTTGAAAAGCAAACCATTATACAATCTGTTCCATCTGATGTAATCTGAGAGTGTCACCCTCAAAAGAATAAACAAATTGTGTGCTGGTAGATGAGATCCCcaagagaaaaagtaaaaattaaaacaaagtacAAAAGTAAAAGGCAAAAGTAAATTggaaaaaatcaaaagaaagcTGCAGAAAATTAAACTTGGATGCAAGTTGCCAacattttttgctgtttgttcatttttcaaaatgatgtaaatatgttttaaacGCCTCTCATACAAAGCATGCTGGAATAGACTCCTCACCTGACCAGGATAACTGTGTCTAGATGGATGGATATAAACCTATGTCACCCATTGCTTTCGACttgctgtcaaataaaaatagaCTGCTGGGAGAGAGGTGATTCATGCAGGAAACATGGCTGTGACTCACCCATTAACTACTGTTGTCTGAATGCATTTGACAGCCAACAAGATGGAGACGTCACAGTGGGTTATTACAAAGTAACTGTCACACTGCTCTGTCCAGTTGGATTATGTAGATTATGGAGTTAGTTATGGAGTTATCAATTAAACTCTTGTAATACACCAATGAAGCATTTTAACAGCAGCCAGCTGCTGAGGTAGACCATCCTAAACTGACCTGAGTCCATTGTTCACGCCAAGTTTTATTATCTTGGGAGACTGGCAGGACAGAACAGTGTTGAAGGGAGCTGCTGAGATGTTGGTCTTAACAGTCTGATCCTTGTGATAAGGACAAGTGAAGGTTTTCTTTCCACTGTGCACCAGACTGACCGCATTACTAACTGAGCTATGTTCCCAGGCCAGACTTAATGTGGAAAACTCTGAACAGGGCTTTAGAGAAAGGCTCGCATCTATCGAAGTAGATGTCCCTGCATGAACATGCATCTATTCATTTGTAACTATGAAACTGTCATGTGCAAGTTGTCACTTTAGAATGAGTGTGAACCAAAAAGATTGGTGGAACTGATGCTGAGCCCAGGATAGAtggaaaatcattttaaaaactgtaca includes:
- the nppa gene encoding natriuretic peptides A isoform X1 — its product is MRTAVLWVLLALLCQHALVNSHVLGRPSSTSDLAQLKSLLERIEETVAEAAQEEASEADYTGTNQEPERGQTSRGWSLDQELDQEPLISDRSQPPAEGQSRAVSQRSRLQDLLLTARKRASGCFGARMDRIGNASGLGCNNGRGKNGRKK
- the nppa gene encoding natriuretic peptides A isoform X3 — translated: MRTAVLWVLLALLCQHALVNSHVLGRPSSTSDLAQLKSLLERIEETVAEAAQEEASEADYTGTNQEPERGQTSRGWSLDQELDQEPLISDRSQPPAEGQSRAVSQRSRLQDLLLTARKRASGCFGARMDRIGNASGLGCNNGRG
- the nppa gene encoding natriuretic peptides A isoform X2, with product MRTAVLWVLLALLCQHALVNSHVLGRPSSTSDLAQLKSLLERIEETVAEAAQEEASEADYTGTNQEPERGQTSRGWSLDQELDQEPLISDRSQPPAEGQSRAVSQRSRLQDLLLTARKRASGCFGARMDRIGNASGLGCNNGRG